A genomic region of Mycobacterium sp. Aquia_213 contains the following coding sequences:
- a CDS encoding type VII secretion target produces the protein MADLAVTPEHLDTLATKQDQAATQATTPASAGANVEVATWVTHGVVSGVSNVAFTKAAAARKKTADAMSQASTKLAGKLRTAKAVYGSADGEASENIDRQLLDR, from the coding sequence ATGGCCGACCTAGCCGTCACACCAGAACACCTCGACACATTAGCGACAAAACAAGACCAAGCGGCCACCCAGGCCACGACCCCGGCATCGGCGGGCGCCAATGTGGAAGTCGCCACCTGGGTCACCCACGGCGTCGTCAGCGGAGTGTCCAACGTGGCCTTCACCAAGGCCGCGGCGGCGCGGAAAAAGACCGCCGACGCCATGAGCCAGGCCTCGACCAAGCTCGCCGGCAAGCTGCGCACCGCGAAGGCCGTCTACGGAAGCGCCGACGGCGAAGCGAGCGAGAACATCGACAGACAGCTCTTGGACCGCTGA